CAGACGGGATTCATCGCCTGGTGATCGCACTCCCTGAACTCGTTCGGGCCGAAGATGGTGTCGTGTTCCATCCCCGAGAGCGTCTCTCCGACCTCCGTCGGGTCGTCCGATCCGGCCTCGCGGATCCCGTTCGCGACCATCCGGATCGACTCGTAGCCGACGCGAGAGAAGTTGTCCGGCGAGTCGTCGTACTCGCCTTCGTAGGCTTCGACGAACTCCTGGTTGTCGCCGGTCTCGATGTCGGGGATGTACCGGACGCCGCTGTAAGTGTTGTACGCTCCCTCTCCGGCACCGGCCCGTACGGCCCGAAACGAGCCGGTGGTCGTCACGATCGGAATCTCGTCCTGTAGCCCGCGTGCGCCGGCCTGTGAGAGGAAGATCGCGAGGTCGGCCCCGGTCATCCCCACGATGAGCGCATCGGCCTCGTCGCTCGCGTCGGCAATCTGGCTGACGAACGCCTCGAAGTCCGTCGAACCCGGATCAGAACGGGTGACGCCGATCTGCTCGTAGGAGTCGCTGATCGACTCCATTCGCGTCTCGACCTCGTTCAGGACCGATTGGCCGTAGGCGTAGTCCGCGATGTGATAGACGATCCGATCGCCGAACTCGTCAGCGGTCCACTGGGCCATCACCTCCGCGATCTGTGCCGTGTTCGTCTCGAACCGGAACACGTACTCGTTGCAGTT
This DNA window, taken from Natronococcus sp. CG52, encodes the following:
- a CDS encoding ABC transporter substrate-binding protein, with amino-acid sequence MSRDGKHRGSRRHILRAVTAGGVAGLTGLAGCVGDPNEIDDGDGEFETVQFGVLEPFTGEFSDLAKERHRGTELAIQQINESDEYEFEIEYSEYDTQLDPATATQRAQEAVQSDEARFITGCISSSAALAINDFAAENEVLYTPGAADVSITGENCNEYVFRFETNTAQIAEVMAQWTADEFGDRIVYHIADYAYGQSVLNEVETRMESISDSYEQIGVTRSDPGSTDFEAFVSQIADASDEADALIVGMTGADLAIFLSQAGARGLQDEIPIVTTTGSFRAVRAGAGEGAYNTYSGVRYIPDIETGDNQEFVEAYEGEYDDSPDNFSRVGYESIRMVANGIREAGSDDPTEVGETLSGMEHDTIFGPNEFRECDHQAMNPVWMGECIEPDDGELADVELLTELSGADAAPDCEETGCDL